The region AATAGAAGGTTATAGGTCTCTTTTTACGGCTGCTTTTGGTGATGAAGAAATTACCATGAAAAAAATTCAATATGCAATTGCTACCTTTGAAAGAACGGTAAAAAGTCCTAAATCTAAATTTGATAAGTTCATTACCGGAAAATCTGACCAGTTTACAGATGAAGAAGTGTTAGGTTTACATCTTTTTAGAACCAAAGCTAGATGCATTAATTGTCATAATACTGGGTATTTTAGCGATAACCAATATCATAATGACGGTCAAGCTTTATTTGGTGCCAAAGACGAAGATTTTGGACGATACAATGTGACCGGTAAAATTGAAGATATTGGTAAATTTAGAACACCAACGATAAGAGAAGTTGCCAACACAAGACCTTGGATGCACCATGGGCATTTTCCATCGCTTTTAGATGTTGTGGAATATTATAATCTAGGAAACCCTGCACCCATTCAAAAAAAATATTTAGGAACTCCGAGAGATTCTCTAATTCCTAAAACATCACCCATCTTAAAAAGATTGGAATTAAATAGAAAAGAAATAGATGCTTTAATCGCTTTTATAAAAACAATAAGCACCCCAAAAAGTAGAACTTTAATACCTAAATTACCACAATAAATATTTATTAATAATTAAAATCAAACATTATGAAACAAAAATTACTTTTAGCAATTGCATTCATTGCATTTTTAACAACGAATGCCCAAGTAACGAAACTTAAGGAAATTAATGATTCTGGAGATTCAAGTTCACAACCCTCAAACCTATTTGTTTTTAACAACAAAATTTATTTTCAAGCAGATGATTCTAATGGCTCAAACACACCCGGAGGTGCAGATTTAGGCGATGAATTATGGGTTACAGATGGTACAGAAGCAGGTACTACATTTTTAAAAGATTTAAGAACAGGTTCTGACAGTTCTGGTCCTAGTTTCTTTTTTGAGTTTAATGGTACGATGTATTTTAGTGCAAACGAAACAGGAGATGGAAATGTTTTATTTTCTTCTGATGGAACAGCAGATGGCACCACATCTATTGGTGGATTATTTGTTTTTAATCCTTTAGAATTAGACGGTTTAGTGTATTATATTAATACCACTGACGACAATGGTTTGTATGAATTTAACGGAACTACCCAAACAAAAGTTGCCAATGCTGGTGCAGAACATGTAAATTTCTTAGGAGCAAACTTCACATCACTTAATGGTAAAATAATTGGTTATGGAAGTACACCAACAGATGATCCAACCATTGGTGTAGAATTATATGAATACAATCCTGAAACAGACTCCTATGCTTTAATTAAAGATATTACTGGAGATGATGGAAATGCTGGTATTAGTAATTTTGTGACCATAGGTTCTGAAGTTTACTTTGAAGCAACAGGTAACGTATGGAAATCAGACGGTACCACAGACGGTACGATAGCTGTTGAAAGTGCAAGTAGTATTGGTGGCACAAATAATTATTTTGTTTGGAATAATGCCTTGTATTTTGAAGGTGATAACTTTGAAGGTTCTAACGATCAATTATGGAAGTATGACCCAGCAACCGATACAATATTAAATGTTAGTAATATTACAGGAAGTACAGCAACTGGTGGTAATAATCATGATCCTTCAGATTATGCTGTTTTAGGTGACTATTTATATTATAGAGGAGAAAATTCTGATGATAGTAGTGGATATATCTTTAGAACAAATGGTACTACTTCAGAAAATTTAGACAGCACTATCAAAGACATTGATGAAATTACTGTTTTAAATGGTAAATTATATTTTGAAGGTGACGACGGTGTAACAGGAAACGAATTATATATGTTAGACCCGGCTACATTATCTATTACTAAGGTTTTTAAAGACTCTTTAGAGATTTATCCTAACCCAACATCAGATTATATAAATATCTCTTCTGAATACCTTGATAATGATTTTAAAATATACTCTCTATTAGGTCAAGTAGTTAAAAAAGGAAAAATAACTTCTTCTAAAATAAAAGTTTCAGATTTAAGTACTGGAAGTTACATTTTAAAGGTTACTAAAGATCAAAAAACAGTTACTAAAAAGCTGGTAATACAATAAACTTTATTTTTAAAAGAGTCCCCCCGAAAACCACTTGACATTGTTAGGTGGTTTTTTTTTGTTAAATAAATCTTAAATTTAGTGTAACGTTTCTTAAAATAAAACGTCTTTATACTATAAGACCCACTTTTAAGATGAAAAATCTACGTAAAATTATCGCTTTATTTGCATTCATATTCCTTTTAGGAATCTATGTATCTATTAAAACGATTACTGCATCTTTAAATAAAAGTGAAGTTCAAGATAAAACTACTGTTGAAATACAGAAAGACACCCTATATCTTTTAAAGGCTGAAAAGAAAACGGTTTAGTTTACCGATAATACCTATTTTAGTTCACAATTAGTTGCATCAAATTCTATTATTTCTTGAATTCTTTCATATTTTAAATAATTGACATTGTCTTCGCTGCTATTTTTTTTATTTTTTACTTTTATACCAATTATTATTCAAAATTACTTTGAAAGAAAATAAAGGTCTTCCTCTCTATCTATAAGAAAAAAATAAATGAACCTTCTTTTATATTTTCTTTTTTAATTAAAATAGATAGAGAAAAAGGTTACTAAACCAATTTTATTTTCAATCATTTTAAAAATGCTATTCTAAGATTCGTTTATATTTTATTTTTAAACACTTATCAACATTCTATATTATAATTATTTTTCTTTTATAAATTTTTAAAAAACAATGATGGTTATAATAGTGTGTGAATAGCTACTATAAAATAAATACATTTTCTTTTCATATATGAGTTATTAAAAAACACTGACATCTTATGAGTTTTTAATCGCTTAAAAATCAACTTAAAAATACACTTATGAACAAAACTTATAAACAGTCATCAACTTAAAATTCTTAATAGTTTTGGAGGAAACTGATGTAAATAAATTGTAAATTTTATGTTGATAAACTTTTATCAAAAACTCATAATAAAATTTGTGTATGTGCTAAACTCCCTTGTATTGTAATAAAAATTAGATTCACCAAAAAAAGTTTCGAGTTTTTCATAGCAACTTCTTAACAATTCTTAAAAAGGTTAAAAACTTAAAAATTAAAGAGTTATTAAAAATGTATAAATTATCATTGTTTATAACTGTTGATAACCATAAAAAACTATATTTTTGTTGATGTAACTTCGTCATTGCGAGGTACGAAGCAATCTTTTAATTTACAGATTACTTCAATCGTAGCCTCTTTCGTAATGACATCAATAATTAAATTATGACAATTGCCATTGGTAACGATCACGCAGGTACTGAATATAAATTCGAAATTATAAAACATTTAGAAGAAAAAGGCTATAAAGTTTTAAATTTTGGCACCGATACAAATGCTTCTATGGATTATCCAGATGCCATTCATCCAACCGCAGAAGCCGTAGAATCTGGTAAAGCAGCATTCGGTATTATTTTGTGCGGTTCTGGTAATGGTGCACAAATGACAGCAAACAAACACCAAGGTATTCGGGCTGCTTTATGTTGGAATAACGAATTAGTCGCGTTAACAAGACAACACAACAATGCCAATATTTTAACGATTCCTGCTCGTTTTGTTTCTTTACAGCAAGCCATAGGTTTTGTAGATATTTTTTTAACGACAGAATTTGAAGGAGGTCGTCATCAAAATAGAGTTGGTAAAATTTCTTGTGCCGGATAAAAACTTCTCGATACAAAATTCTTAAAAAAGAATTTCTCTAGAAGTTACAGCATGTTTATTTATAACCATAAAAAGTGTTGTTAGTTTGAGTAATTTCGATTTTTCATCGGAATTGTAGCGAGAACATTTATAATTTAAAAGGATGATTTTTACAATAAAAACAAAACCTTAACGAATGCTATGTTTTATTTTTCTATTTTCAATAAAGAAAAAAAATCATCATTTTCTTTTACGGTAATTTCAAAACAAAATTGAATTAAATAAACGAATGTCATTTCGAGTGATTCCGATTTTTCATCGGAATTGTATCGAGAAATTTTTATAAATAATGAATTTCAGTATAAAATATTTTAATGAATTAACAATTCACGAATTATATCAAATATTACAATTACGCTCAGAGGTTTTTGTAGTAGAACAAGATTGTGTGTATCAAGATTTAGATTTTAAAGATCAAAAATCGTTGCATGTTTTTGGGGTTAAAAATGATAAAATTGTAGCGTATACACGTATTTTTAAACCTGGAGATTATTTTAAAAATGCCAGTATAGGTAGGGTAGTAGTGCAAGAAAAAGAACGTAAGTTTGGTTACGGACATGAGGTAATAAAAGCTTCTATAAAGGCCATCAAAGACTATTTTAAAGTAGATGCTATTACAATTTCTGCACAACTGTATTTAAAAAGTTTCTACCAATCTCACGGATTTAAACAAGTAGGAGAAGGCTATTTAGAAGATGGTATTCCGCATATTAAAATGATTAGAAGTTAATCTTTTCTTTTTTTTGTCATCCTATATAATAAGTAACCAAAACCCACTAAAAAGTGTAAAATTATAATAGCCGCTACAATATATAAAGTGGTGTTCGAATTGTTCATAACACAAAATTAAATAGAATTCTTAATTTTATTTGTCACATTTATTACATAAAGTGATGTACTTCTTTTACCTCCCCAACTTCTAAATTATCTAACTTAATTTCGCCAATTCTAACCCGAATTAATCGCAATGTTGGATACCCTACCGCAGCGGTCATTTTTCGCACTTGTCTAAATTTTCCTTCTCTAATGATGATAGAAACCCAACTTGTTGAGCCATGCCTTTCATCCCTAATTTTTTGACTTCTTAAAGCAAATTTAGGATCCTCAATTAAAAAAGCTTTTCCTGGTTTAGTGAGGTATTTTTTACCGTTCAAACCAATTTCTACCCCTTTTTTTAATTGTTCTACAGCTTCTTGTGTAATGTTACCATCAACTTGCACGTAATATTCTTTTTCAAATTTACTGCTTCTAATTTCTTGTGATACTTTACCATCTGTCGTTAAAAATAGCAATCCTTCAGAAGCCACATCCAAACGCCCAATTGCCATGGTTCCTTCAGGAAAATCATACAATTCTCCTAATAATTTTTTTTGTCTCTTTGCAGGATTTACAAATTGAGAAATCATTCCCCAAGGTTTATGAATGATGAAATGACGGTGTTTTTTAATCAACTTAAAGGATCTTTATCATTACAGAAAAACTATTTTTTCCTTTAGATAAAGACATATTTTTTTCTGAAAATTTTTGATCTGTATACGAAGTGTATTGTGTTATTGGCTCAATACAAATCATATTATCAACTTCTGTCCACAACATAAAATTATTGAAACCTTTTGTGGTAATTTCTACATCATTTTTATCAATATTTTTTAAGACAATTTTTTCTTTTCCAAATACAGGAAAAGCATTGGAACCAGCTTTGTAAACGTCAGATAATGTAATTTTTTCTGAACCAGCTTTTAAAATTTCTTTTCCAGTATCTGACAATAAAAAAGCAGGATGATAACCTAACATAAAAGGCATCTCTTTTTCTGAATTAATAATAAAATTGATGGTTAAAATATCATTTTCTAAGGTAAAATTCTTTTCAAAAGTAAAATCAAAAGTCCAAAATAATGCTTCTTCAGATGATTTTTCTGGAAACTTACTGTTTTTAATTTTGGTGTTTTTTTCGTAGTTTTTAATGAAGTTAGCACTCTTTTCATCCGAAGAAATTAAAGAATACTCCATTTCACGCAACAAACCATGTTGATCTTGAATACAATCACCTTTTTTGGTATGCACTCTAAAGTTATTTTTATCCGTTGGACCAATGATAGGAAACATTTCATCATCGGATTTACGCCAACCTTTATTTCCTTTTTGATGTATATATTCTGTATTATTTTTTTGAAAACTAATTAATTCCCCGTTTTCAATAGCAACCGTGCTATGTGCGTTTTGTAAATATATTTTAGAAGTCATAAAATTTAAATTTATAGTGTAAAAATACTATAAAAATGTATTTTATTTTTTAGGAGAATAGCATTCCTTTTTTGTAACTTGTGCAACCAAATTAAAAAGAAATTTAGACAGATTTATGGCGGCAGACAAAGAAAATAAAGAAAAAGTAGCAAAACTTAAAGCATTACAACTCACTTTAGATAAGTTAGATAAAACTTATGGAAAAGGTGCTGTAATGAAAATGGGAGATTCTGTAGTTGAAGATATAGAAGCCATTTCGTCGGGTTCTTTAGGGTTAGATTTAGCCTTAGGAGTGGGCGGATACCCAAGAGGAAGAGTCATTGAAATTTACGGGCCAGAATCTTCTGGTAAAACAACACTTACTTTACACGCAATTGCAGAAGCACAAAAAGCTGGTGGTATTGCCGCGTTTATTGATGCAGAACATGCTTTTGATCGTTTTTACGCAGAAAATTTAGGAGTTGATATAGAAAATCTTATTATTTCTCAACCCGATCATGGTGAACAAGCTTTAGAAATTACAGAAAATTTAATACGTTCTGGAGCCATCGATATTGTTGTAATTGATTCGGTTGCGGCGTTAACACCAAAATCTGAAATTGAAGGTGAAATGGGAGATTCTAAAATGGGTCTTCATGCGCGTTTAATGTCTCAGGCATTACGTAAATTAACAGGTACCATTTCCAAAACAAAATGTACCGTTATTTTTATCAATCAATTAAGAGAAAAAATTGGTGTAATGTTCGGTAATCCTGAAACCACAACAGGAGGAAATGCACTTAAATTTTATGCTTCTGTTCGTTTAGATATTAGAAGAAGAACACAAATTAAAGATGGCGATCGCGTTATTGGAAACAGTACCAAAGTAAAAGTTGTAAAAAATAAAGTAGCACCTCCTTTCCAAGTAGCAGAGTTTGATATTATGTACGGACAAGGAATCTCTAAAGTTGGAGAAATTTTAGATATTGGTGTAGAACTGGGCATTGTAAAGAAAAGTGGTTCATGGTTTAGCTATGGAGAAACAAAATTAGGCCAAGGACGAGATTCTGTAAAAGGATTGATTAAAGACAACCCTGAATTAGCAGAAGAACTTGAAGCTAAAATAAAATTAGCTATCGAAAACCAATAGTAAACACTAAAAGTTCTAAGTATTATTTTTATTAAAACTGCTGCAGAAGTAATCAATCTGCAGCAGTTTTTTTATCTTTTTAGTATCATTGTTGTTCGATAAAAGATAAAAAGACCGCTTTCGCTGTTAGAATCAAGAACAAAGACTTGGCTGTAACTAACTGAAAAACAATATTATTATGATTTTAAATTTTTCGATACATCATAAATTCTAAAGCAGTTTTAAAAGCAAGGTGTACTACTTTAAAAGCTCTTGAAAATCAATACTATCAATACTTTAAACCACTTTAGCTAATTTTAATCGGACAACACTATTTTAGTATGATAAAAATTTCAGAAAACATACAACTAA is a window of Polaribacter litorisediminis DNA encoding:
- the recA gene encoding recombinase RecA; this translates as MAADKENKEKVAKLKALQLTLDKLDKTYGKGAVMKMGDSVVEDIEAISSGSLGLDLALGVGGYPRGRVIEIYGPESSGKTTLTLHAIAEAQKAGGIAAFIDAEHAFDRFYAENLGVDIENLIISQPDHGEQALEITENLIRSGAIDIVVIDSVAALTPKSEIEGEMGDSKMGLHARLMSQALRKLTGTISKTKCTVIFINQLREKIGVMFGNPETTTGGNALKFYASVRLDIRRRTQIKDGDRVIGNSTKVKVVKNKVAPPFQVAEFDIMYGQGISKVGEILDIGVELGIVKKSGSWFSYGETKLGQGRDSVKGLIKDNPELAEELEAKIKLAIENQ
- a CDS encoding GNAT family N-acetyltransferase; its protein translation is MNFSIKYFNELTIHELYQILQLRSEVFVVEQDCVYQDLDFKDQKSLHVFGVKNDKIVAYTRIFKPGDYFKNASIGRVVVQEKERKFGYGHEVIKASIKAIKDYFKVDAITISAQLYLKSFYQSHGFKQVGEGYLEDGIPHIKMIRS
- a CDS encoding aldose 1-epimerase, with translation MTSKIYLQNAHSTVAIENGELISFQKNNTEYIHQKGNKGWRKSDDEMFPIIGPTDKNNFRVHTKKGDCIQDQHGLLREMEYSLISSDEKSANFIKNYEKNTKIKNSKFPEKSSEEALFWTFDFTFEKNFTLENDILTINFIINSEKEMPFMLGYHPAFLLSDTGKEILKAGSEKITLSDVYKAGSNAFPVFGKEKIVLKNIDKNDVEITTKGFNNFMLWTEVDNMICIEPITQYTSYTDQKFSEKNMSLSKGKNSFSVMIKIL
- the rpiB gene encoding ribose 5-phosphate isomerase B — encoded protein: MTIAIGNDHAGTEYKFEIIKHLEEKGYKVLNFGTDTNASMDYPDAIHPTAEAVESGKAAFGIILCGSGNGAQMTANKHQGIRAALCWNNELVALTRQHNNANILTIPARFVSLQQAIGFVDIFLTTEFEGGRHQNRVGKISCAG
- a CDS encoding cytochrome-c peroxidase; this encodes MKNLVLVICTTLFIFSCKKKEDTYEDIASLRKIYSQPDATKWPKPHLDSLIDKSTFKDIGVLPEVEYPEDNQYSKEKKKLGKTLFFDPRLSKSGQIACASCHNPELGWTDNSTRSFGHDRQTGGRNSMTILNVAHAKELFWDGRAVSLEDQARFPIPDQLEMNMDLKFAVDNIKKIEGYRSLFTAAFGDEEITMKKIQYAIATFERTVKSPKSKFDKFITGKSDQFTDEEVLGLHLFRTKARCINCHNTGYFSDNQYHNDGQALFGAKDEDFGRYNVTGKIEDIGKFRTPTIREVANTRPWMHHGHFPSLLDVVEYYNLGNPAPIQKKYLGTPRDSLIPKTSPILKRLELNRKEIDALIAFIKTISTPKSRTLIPKLPQ
- a CDS encoding pseudouridine synthase, translating into MKKHRHFIIHKPWGMISQFVNPAKRQKKLLGELYDFPEGTMAIGRLDVASEGLLFLTTDGKVSQEIRSSKFEKEYYVQVDGNITQEAVEQLKKGVEIGLNGKKYLTKPGKAFLIEDPKFALRSQKIRDERHGSTSWVSIIIREGKFRQVRKMTAAVGYPTLRLIRVRIGEIKLDNLEVGEVKEVHHFM
- a CDS encoding T9SS type A sorting domain-containing protein, producing the protein MKQKLLLAIAFIAFLTTNAQVTKLKEINDSGDSSSQPSNLFVFNNKIYFQADDSNGSNTPGGADLGDELWVTDGTEAGTTFLKDLRTGSDSSGPSFFFEFNGTMYFSANETGDGNVLFSSDGTADGTTSIGGLFVFNPLELDGLVYYINTTDDNGLYEFNGTTQTKVANAGAEHVNFLGANFTSLNGKIIGYGSTPTDDPTIGVELYEYNPETDSYALIKDITGDDGNAGISNFVTIGSEVYFEATGNVWKSDGTTDGTIAVESASSIGGTNNYFVWNNALYFEGDNFEGSNDQLWKYDPATDTILNVSNITGSTATGGNNHDPSDYAVLGDYLYYRGENSDDSSGYIFRTNGTTSENLDSTIKDIDEITVLNGKLYFEGDDGVTGNELYMLDPATLSITKVFKDSLEIYPNPTSDYINISSEYLDNDFKIYSLLGQVVKKGKITSSKIKVSDLSTGSYILKVTKDQKTVTKKLVIQ